AATCCGCATGTAGATGTAAACAGCATAGGATGCCAATCCTGTCATTATGTCGTCTCCGGTCCGATGCCCTCATGGATGTCTCATGTGCCTCAGGACATTGATGATACGCAATATAATAATCTTTGCTGGGGTTGCCATACTGGTTCACCGCCGAATATCTTATACGAAAAAACGCATTCAAGCCTTAGGTGGACAACGATTGAGAGAAATTATGGAGACTGGACAACAGAGTGCAGAACCTGCCATAGCCCTCATCAGCAAATGCAGTTCAGAAAGTGGAGCACTATTAGTTATCTGTATAGAGGCGCTGCAAGTTCAGCTACCAGTAATACAATAACAAAAACAGGCGCTGGCTGGGCAGACAATCAGTGGGCGAGCCATGTTGTAGTTGGGAATACATCATACCTAAACCTAAATTACAAAATTCTATCCAATACCTCTGACACTCTTACAGTGCAGGGTACATTAAATAATAATTATGTAAAGCCGGGCGCCACCTTTGGAATAGCTTATGGCAAACTGGTTAAAGAAATAATTAATGCGAAGAATGTTAAGTTTTTTAGACCAGTGGGCGCCAATAATTTTGCAGACTATGATTCCACTTATGACGGTGTATGTGAGGTCTGCCATACGCAGACGCAGAATCCTTCAAATAACCTCCCAAGATACAGGAATACCGGTTATACAACAATAGACAACCACAATGTGGGGGCGAACTGCACAGACTGTCATTTTCATGTGAATGGGTTTAGTGCGGGCTCTAATTGCGGCTCTTGCCATGGAATACCGCCGGTTAGCGATGCTTCAAAGGTAACAACCCCGAATGCTACAGGGTCAGATACATATGGGAAGCATGAGTTGCATAATGTAACAAAAGGGTATCAATGTACAACATGTCATTATGCGGCGGTATGTTATGGACAGCAGGACCCAGCTCCGGCAACTATCCCAATCAGGATTGGATTTAATCTGTTCAGCGGCGCATATATCGGCGGAATTTATGATGCACAGACTACTCCACCGGTTACCGATGGGTATGTGGCATCTGACCCTAACACAACAATAACCAATACAGGCACAAAGACATGCGATAATTTATATTGTCATGGAAAACTGACAAATGGAACTTCATGGGGCAGCGGTGCAAATACGACGCCGGCGTGGGGCACAGTAGGCGTGACAGTAGCTTGCGGAGACTGTCATAAGGCTACTAATGCAAATCCTCCGACCCTTGGAAATCATACCAAGCATGCAGGAAGCACTGAGCTTAACCTTGCATGTACATTATGCCATTCAACTTATCCGACAGGCCATGTGAATAATCAGGCAAATGTTGCATTCTCAACAGACCCGAGGGTAAGCGGTGCAAGTTATAGCGGATCAACTACAATGTTTGACTCATACGGGCAATGCT
Above is a window of Nitrospirota bacterium DNA encoding:
- a CDS encoding CxxxxCH/CxxCH domain-containing protein, with the translated sequence MNRKNSILMVFILTLAITLIAIFAYSLDNPHVDVNSIGCQSCHYVVSGPMPSWMSHVPQDIDDTQYNNLCWGCHTGSPPNILYEKTHSSLRWTTIERNYGDWTTECRTCHSPHQQMQFRKWSTISYLYRGAASSATSNTITKTGAGWADNQWASHVVVGNTSYLNLNYKILSNTSDTLTVQGTLNNNYVKPGATFGIAYGKLVKEIINAKNVKFFRPVGANNFADYDSTYDGVCEVCHTQTQNPSNNLPRYRNTGYTTIDNHNVGANCTDCHFHVNGFSAGSNCGSCHGIPPVSDASKVTTPNATGSDTYGKHELHNVTKGYQCTTCHYAAVCYGQQDPAPATIPIRIGFNLFSGAYIGGIYDAQTTPPVTDGYVASDPNTTITNTGTKTCDNLYCHGKLTNGTSWGSGANTTPAWGTVGVTVACGDCHKATNANPPTLGNHTKHAGSTELNLACTLCHSTYPTGHVNNQANVAFSTDPRVSGASYSGSTTMFDSYGQCSNIYCHGAGEPQWGGTLADAAQCDSCHGGNAAATTATGGLGPMTLPKHT